One genomic window of Nicotiana sylvestris chromosome 10, ASM39365v2, whole genome shotgun sequence includes the following:
- the LOC104249516 gene encoding uncharacterized protein — translation MDFSEGKYPFGKINFRMPLLRVKAIFPDAGAAALLKYRWKDATFGFSSLGDRKPVSREDEIVVMVVPDYQMLGYVEKIASDLSDDPPRPLIMWNPRLISEDVGVGINVRRLRRNFLSVSPRVYQKTLFLPF, via the exons ATGGATTTTTCTGAAGGGAAGTATCCATTTGGGAAAATCAACTTTAGAATGCCGTTATTAAG AGTTAAAGCCATTTTTCCAGATGCTGGAGCTGCCGCACTTCTGAAATATCGGTGGAAAGATGCTACATTTGGATTCTCCAG TCTAGGTGATCGGAAGCCAGTCAGTAGGGAAGATGAAATTGTTGTCATGGTAGTTCCTGATTATCAGATGCTGGGATATGTAGAAAAAATTGCATCCGATCTCTCAGATGACCCG CCTAGGCCTCTTATCATGTGGAACCCTCGTCTGATTAGTGAGGATGTCGGAGTGGGGATCAATGTACGTAGGCTGCGGCGCAATTTTTTAAG TGTTTCGCCGAGGGTCTATCAAAAAACACTCTTTCTACCTTTTTag